A single region of the Polyodon spathula isolate WHYD16114869_AA chromosome 5, ASM1765450v1, whole genome shotgun sequence genome encodes:
- the LOC121315243 gene encoding adhesion G-protein coupled receptor F3-like, whose translation MTFQLENETSSKYPLMCVYWDFKANDEKGGWSSQGCKWERQDSNSTTSLCVCDHLTSFSVLMSKFPISLPWLDEIGYVGVGVSICSLMLCLLIEFLVWNSVVKSNISHFRHTALVNISLSLFIADCCFLSASFQAGKGSKLCLALAMAMHVSFLAMFFWMLCQSIMLLHQMIFLFQQLRKKMYLSFSFALGYLGPMCIAIGTYIVNPSKYHRKDSCWLTYEGGMNGSIFAFVLPVGIIVIINTFTLVVVISKLLRPSVSEGGKGDEMETVKSIMKAVIILTPVFGLTWALGFLTMIFDLPETFGAKAVHYLFSILNSLQGLFILITGCFTEKKVRDALLIRVNSVYAQPSKSETCDSVKK comes from the exons ATGACATTTCAATTGGAAAATGAAACAAGTTCAAAGTATCCATTGATGTGTGTTTACTGGGATTTCAAAGCAAATGATGAAAAAGGAGGATGGTCTAGTCAAGGCTGCAAATGGGAGAGACAAGATTCTAACTCAACCACCTCATTATGTGTTTGTGACCACTTGACGTCTTTCTCCGTGCTAATGTCAAAATTCCCTATCAGTTTGCCTTGGCTTGATGAAATTGGTTATGTTGGAGTGGGTGTGTCCATTTGTTCCCTTATGCTATGTCTCTTAATTGAATTTTTAGTATGGAATTCAGTAGTTAAGTCAAACATCTCCCATTTTCGACACACAGCCCTTGTTAACAtttctctgtctttgtttattgcaGACTGCTGCTTTTTGTCTGCTTCTTTCCAAGCTGGCAAGGGTAGTAAACTCTGTTTAGCGCTAGCAATGGCCATGCATGTTTCTTTCTTAGCGATGTTCTTTTGGATGCTCTGTCAAAGCATAATGCTTCTTCACCAAATGATTTTTCTCTTCCAGCAACTGAGAAAGAAAATGTACCTGTCTTTTTCATTTGCTCTTGGCTACTTAGGCCCAATGTGCATTGCGATTGGAACATACATAGTAAATCCCAGTAAATACCATAGGAAAGATTCCTGCTGGCTAACGTACGAAGGGGGGATGAATGGATCAATTTTTGCTTTTGTTCTACCTGTTGGAATCATTGTTATCATCAATACGTTTACTTTGGTTGTGGTCATTTCAAAGCTGTTGAGACCTTCGGTATCAGAGGGAGGTAAAGGAGATGAAATGGAGACTGTAAAAAGTATAATGAAAGCAGTTATTATCCTGACTCCAGTATTTGGATTAACATGGGCCCTGGGATTCCTTACTATGATATTTGACCTTCCAGAAACGTTTGGAGCTAAAGCAGTTCactatttgttttctatattaaacTCATTACAG ggcCTGTTTATTTTGATAACCGGGTGCTTTACAGAGAAAAAG GTGCGAGATGCCCTCTTGATACGGGTGAACTCTGTG TACGCTCAACCTTCCAAGAGTGAAACCTGTGATTCTGTAAAGAAGTGA
- the LOC121315365 gene encoding meprin A subunit alpha-like, whose protein sequence is MGFFGLLCFVGLVTFSNTYTIQRLSKDKAFAIDEEQKRNDIPFLNTATKTPVVEGDMALPPGRNALRNTTYRWKFPIPYILGDSLDLNAKGVIYQAFEMYRLKSCVEFKPYEGEQSFIQFEKFDGCWSQVGDLQTGQYLSLGEGCDYKGTIEHELLHALGFYHEQSRTDRDDYINIWWNEVLPGMEHNFVKYDDSFISDQNTPYDYESIMHYGAYSFNKNSSIPSITAKIPELTSVIGQYLDFSSLDLKRLNRMYNCSSSLTLLDQCAFEYINICGMIQNSKDDGDWVHVKSSLGMEDHTLIGQCKDAGYFMYFNTKTGQRDETAILESRTLYPKRSLQCLQFFYKMTGSPKDKLLVLIRMDDGTGNVRKLVKAQTFWGDDDHSWKIAHVPLHANVKFRYMFQGVRGDPTHSAGGIFIDDISLAETRCPSGVWQIKNFTGLLKTTTTGDSIQSPRFYSPEGYGYGIELLPHAYYGYIGAFFHLISGENDAFLEWPAANRQVTITVIDQDPDVRLRLSSSRSFTTSGKHVIPGTNDLYWDNPSKTGAYDPTCACYRSWNWGWNALFPHNDLNRRNYLKNDDLIVFIDFEDLTPLIKTEVPVKPVTSHGEHRDHIQAEQTPSDDAEI, encoded by the exons ATGGGCTTCTTTGGACTGCTTTGTTTTGTGGGCCTGGTCACTTTTTCCAACACTTATACA ATCCAGCGTTTATCTAAAGACAAAg CGTTTGCGATAGATGAAGAACAGAAAAGAAATGACATCCCTTTTCTTAATACAG caacTAAAACCCCAGTTGTTGAAGGAGACATGGCTTTACCT ccTGGACGCAATGCACTGAGAAACACCACCTACAGATGGAAATTTCCCATCCCTTATATTCTGGGTGACAGCCTAG actTGAACGCCAAGGGTGTTATATATCAAGCATTTGAAATGTACCGTCTGAAATCCTGTGTGGAATTTAAACCCTATGAAGGAGAGCAAAGCTtcatacaatttgaaaaatttgATGG GTGCTGGTCTCAAGTTGGAGATTTACAAACAGGCCAGTATTTATCCCTTGGTGAAGGCTGTGACTATAAAGGGACCATTGAGCATGAGCTACTTCATGCCTTGGGATTCTACCATGAGCAATCGAGGACTGACCGTGATGATTACATTAACATCTGGTGGAACGAAGTCCTTCCAG gcaTGGAACATAATTTTGTGAAGTATGACGACAGTTTCATTTCTGACCAAAACACTCCATATGATTATGAATCTATCATGCATTATGGTGCATACTCCTTTAACAAGAACTCAAGTATCCCATCTATCACTGCCAAGATTCCAGAACTAACCAGTGTCATAGGACAGTACCTGGATTTCAGTAGCCTTGATTTAAAAAGGCTGAACCGAATGTATAACTGCT CTTCTTCCCTTACTCTGTTGGACCAGTGTGCTTTTGAGTACATAAACATCTGTGGAATGATCCAGAATTCAAAGGATGATGGTGATTGGGTTCATGTTAAAAGTAGTTTGGGAATGGAAGATCACACCCTTATTGGCCAGTGCAAAG ATGCAGGATACTTTATGTACTTCAACACCAAAACTGGACAACGTGACGAAACAGCCATTTTAGAATCAAGGACCCTGTATCCTAAAAGAAGCCTGCAGTGCCTCCAGTTTTTCTACAAGATGACTGGCAGTCCTAAAGACAAGCTGCTAGTTTTGATAAGAATGGACGATGGAACTGGAAATGTCAGAAAACTTGTTAAAGCACAAACCTTCTGGG GAGACGATGACCATTCCTGGAAAATTGCCCATGTGCCCCTGCATGCCAATGTCAAATTCCGATACATGTTCCAAGGTGTGAGGGGAGATCCAACTCATTCAGCTGGTGGGATTTTCATTGATGATATCAGCCTGGCAGAGACCCGTTGCCCTAGCGGTGTCTGGCAAATAAAGAACTTCACTGGCCTTCTTAAAACAACTACCACTGGTGATTCTATTCAAAGCCCTCGGTTTTACAGTCCTGAGGGGTATGGTTATGGCATTGAACTCTTACCACACGCCTACTACGGTTACATTGGGGCATTCTTCCATCTGATCAGTGGGGAGAATGATGCTTTCTTGGAATGGCCTGCTGCAAACAGACAAGTCACAATCACAGTGATTGATCAAGATCCTGATGTCAGACTGAGGCTGTCATCCAGTAGGAGCTTCACAACAAGTGGAAAACATGTTATACCAG GTACAAATGACCTTTATTGGGACAATCCCTCTAAAACTGGAGCCTATGATCCTACCTGTGCCTGTTATCGGAGCTGGAATTGGGGATGGAATGCATTATTTCCTCACAATGACCTAAACCGCAGAAACTACCTGAAAAATGATGACCTTATTGTCTTCATTGACTTtgaag atctgacgCCTCTGATTAAAACTGAAGTGCCAGTCAAACCAGTAACATCACATGGGGAGCACCGTGATCACATACAAGCAGAGCAAACTCCTTCTGACGATGCAGAAATATAA